The following proteins come from a genomic window of Actinopolyspora saharensis:
- a CDS encoding cytochrome P450 family protein has translation MVAWSVTGHRRLRELLADSRVSKDPRQHWPSWINGDVPEDWALASWVSVRNMFTAYGERHRRLRSLISAAFTPRRVAGLYPDVAEITDELLDELGSTPEGSSVDLRERFAYPLPISVICRLFGVPAEARPRLRRIVDGVFDTSATAEQVRTTQRELYELLDELVAHKRADPGDDLTSVLLNARDEQDGKLDERELVDTLILLIGAGHETTVNLLDQAVAALLTHRDQLALVREGTCSWGQVVTESLRWQAPLANVPLRYATTDIELEDGVVIGEGEPILAGYAGACRDPQRYERPDSFDITRTDNGDHLAFGHGAHYCLGAPLARLEAETALPALFERFPDMRLAVSAEELVPGSGFIANGHSSLPVLLRGG, from the coding sequence GTGGTTGCGTGGTCGGTGACCGGCCACCGGCGATTACGCGAGTTGCTCGCCGACAGCCGAGTCTCCAAGGACCCGCGGCAGCACTGGCCCAGCTGGATCAACGGCGACGTCCCGGAGGACTGGGCGCTGGCCAGCTGGGTCTCGGTGCGCAACATGTTCACCGCCTACGGTGAGCGGCACCGCAGGCTGCGTTCGCTGATCTCGGCCGCGTTCACCCCGCGTCGGGTGGCCGGCCTGTACCCCGACGTAGCCGAGATCACCGACGAACTGCTCGACGAGCTGGGGTCCACGCCGGAGGGAAGCAGCGTGGACCTGCGGGAGCGCTTCGCCTATCCGCTTCCCATATCCGTGATCTGCCGTCTCTTCGGAGTGCCCGCCGAGGCCCGCCCGAGGCTGCGGCGCATCGTCGACGGCGTTTTCGACACCTCCGCCACCGCGGAGCAGGTGCGGACCACCCAGCGGGAGCTGTACGAGCTGCTCGACGAGCTGGTGGCGCACAAGCGCGCGGATCCGGGGGACGACCTGACCAGCGTGCTGCTGAACGCCAGGGACGAGCAGGACGGCAAGCTGGACGAGCGGGAGCTGGTGGACACGCTGATCCTGCTCATCGGGGCCGGGCACGAGACCACGGTGAACCTGCTCGATCAGGCCGTGGCGGCCTTGCTCACCCACAGGGACCAGTTGGCGCTCGTGCGCGAGGGGACGTGCTCGTGGGGACAGGTGGTCACCGAGTCGCTGCGGTGGCAGGCTCCGCTGGCCAACGTGCCGCTGCGCTACGCCACGACCGACATCGAGCTCGAGGACGGGGTCGTCATCGGCGAGGGCGAGCCGATCCTGGCGGGCTACGCGGGCGCCTGCCGGGACCCGCAGCGCTACGAGCGCCCCGATTCGTTCGACATCACCCGCACCGACAACGGTGATCACCTGGCGTTCGGGCACGGTGCGCACTACTGCCTCGGGGCTCCGCTGGCGCGTTTGGAGGCCGAGACGGCGCTGCCCGCGCTGTTCGAGCGCTTCCCGGACATGCGGCTGGCCGTTTCCGCCGAGGAGCTCGTCCCCGGAAGCGGATTCATCGCAAACGGGCACAGCAGCCTGCCGGTGTTGCTGCGGGGCGGCTGA
- a CDS encoding SRPBCC family protein, translating into MVEPTASARTELAVSAEEAYRAVTDLDTLAAVSEELESCVWLDESPVVPGVRFRGHNRNGARSWSTVATVRSAERGKCFAFDVDDGEVPVSHWQYEIHPTDSGCVVIESTWDRRPQWYTSVSAETTGESDRDAANQRNIERTLRSLRELVEQG; encoded by the coding sequence ATGGTGGAACCGACCGCGAGCGCGCGGACCGAACTGGCGGTCTCGGCCGAGGAGGCCTACCGAGCAGTAACCGATCTCGACACGCTCGCCGCCGTCTCGGAGGAGCTGGAAAGCTGCGTCTGGCTGGACGAGAGTCCGGTGGTCCCCGGGGTCAGGTTCCGAGGCCACAACCGGAACGGCGCCCGGTCGTGGTCGACGGTGGCCACAGTGCGTTCGGCGGAGCGGGGAAAGTGCTTCGCCTTCGACGTCGACGACGGTGAGGTGCCCGTCTCGCACTGGCAGTACGAGATACACCCCACCGATTCCGGCTGTGTCGTGATCGAGAGCACCTGGGACCGGCGTCCGCAGTGGTACACCTCGGTCAGCGCGGAAACCACGGGGGAGAGCGACCGCGACGCGGCGAATCAGCGCAACATCGAGCGGACGCTGCGGTCGCTGCGCGAGCTCGTCGAACAGGGGTGA
- a CDS encoding GTP-binding protein, which translates to MGSEPSGEVYLPDSVSTAVKVLVLGPFAVGKSTFVGTLSEIPPLHTEETMTRTGAVADDPRGNTEKTTTTVALDFGRRTLSDRVVLYMFGTPGQRRFLSLWEDLAHGALGALVLADVARIEESFDVMSVLEDRGLPYAVAINDFSNVEMPPHEELREAFDLLPGVPLVRCDARDRQSTAQAMISLVEYLLTPSLGQSQESA; encoded by the coding sequence ATGGGCTCAGAGCCCTCCGGTGAGGTGTACCTGCCCGACAGCGTCAGCACCGCCGTCAAGGTTCTGGTGCTCGGGCCTTTCGCGGTGGGGAAGAGCACCTTCGTCGGTACGTTGTCGGAAATTCCTCCGCTGCACACGGAGGAGACCATGACGCGAACCGGCGCGGTGGCCGACGACCCGCGCGGGAACACGGAGAAGACGACCACGACGGTGGCCCTGGACTTCGGCCGGCGCACCCTCAGCGACCGGGTCGTGCTCTACATGTTCGGCACACCGGGCCAGCGCCGTTTCCTCTCGCTGTGGGAGGACCTCGCGCACGGTGCGCTGGGGGCGCTCGTGCTGGCCGACGTCGCCCGGATCGAGGAGTCGTTCGACGTCATGAGCGTGCTCGAGGACCGCGGGCTGCCCTACGCCGTCGCGATCAACGATTTCAGCAACGTCGAGATGCCGCCGCACGAGGAGCTGCGCGAGGCTTTCGACCTCCTGCCGGGAGTGCCGCTGGTGCGCTGTGACGCTCGCGACCGGCAGTCCACGGCACAAGCGATGATCTCGCTGGTGGAGTACCTGCTCACCCCGTCCCTCGGACAGTCCCAGGAGTCCGCATGA
- a CDS encoding ATP-binding protein, with protein MNSSLRSGPALVIRSAGMAGLTALAVVGAATVVRQRNRIAELTKQLGEYEAELEHLRTKRLPALAESLSGGTHTEVPGPLGDESEHGAAESVESLVDGIEEVVRLTREHVEQASRRTLTGVLDTVRGLAAEQHMAISEMQHRHDDANVLADLYTIDHAGSQLSRRLRGFAVLFGAWIGQQRSATPIQEILRGAQSQIRDYQRITVNPHYPEAAAGSAEELGVITRVVEPLVLVIAELLDNAARYSPPYAQVAVGVQPAHNGVAITIDDAGVGMPLEEQRRAERLLSNEHVALDEIGDPPRVGFAVVGLLAARYGLRVSVDAPPRFGGVRAVVFVPNESLTHVEREQRTEEPAAAPGEVEESTTSSGLPKRSRRNRETTAKQAPAAAPESSDSATGLAAWQQATQATGAAAVDENEGEDSHA; from the coding sequence ATGAATTCGAGTCTCCGTTCCGGTCCCGCTCTGGTGATCCGTTCGGCCGGAATGGCGGGTTTGACCGCTCTGGCGGTCGTCGGAGCGGCCACCGTGGTGCGGCAGCGGAACCGGATCGCCGAGCTGACCAAACAGCTCGGTGAGTACGAGGCCGAACTCGAACATCTGCGCACCAAGCGTTTACCAGCACTCGCCGAATCCCTGAGCGGGGGGACGCACACCGAGGTTCCCGGCCCGCTCGGCGACGAGAGCGAACACGGCGCCGCCGAATCGGTGGAATCGCTGGTGGACGGTATCGAGGAGGTCGTGCGGCTCACGCGTGAGCACGTCGAGCAGGCTTCGCGCCGGACGCTGACCGGGGTGCTGGACACGGTGCGCGGGCTGGCCGCCGAGCAGCACATGGCGATCTCGGAGATGCAGCACCGGCACGACGACGCGAACGTGCTCGCCGACCTCTACACGATCGACCACGCAGGCTCCCAGCTCAGCAGGAGGCTGCGCGGGTTCGCCGTGCTGTTCGGTGCGTGGATCGGGCAGCAGCGCTCGGCCACCCCGATCCAGGAGATCCTGCGCGGGGCGCAGTCGCAGATCAGGGACTACCAGCGGATCACGGTGAACCCGCACTACCCGGAGGCGGCGGCAGGCTCCGCGGAGGAGCTCGGGGTGATCACCCGTGTGGTGGAGCCCCTGGTGCTGGTGATCGCCGAACTGCTGGACAACGCCGCCCGGTACTCGCCGCCCTACGCCCAGGTGGCCGTGGGCGTGCAGCCCGCGCACAACGGCGTGGCCATCACCATCGACGACGCCGGTGTCGGCATGCCGCTCGAGGAGCAGCGCCGCGCCGAGCGGCTGCTGTCCAACGAGCACGTCGCGCTGGACGAGATCGGAGATCCTCCCCGCGTCGGCTTCGCCGTGGTCGGTTTGCTGGCCGCGCGCTACGGGTTGCGGGTTTCGGTGGACGCGCCCCCGAGGTTCGGGGGAGTCCGCGCGGTCGTGTTCGTGCCCAACGAGTCGTTGACCCACGTCGAGCGGGAGCAGCGGACCGAGGAGCCCGCCGCCGCCCCCGGCGAGGTCGAGGAGAGCACGACCTCGAGCGGACTGCCGAAGCGCAGTCGGCGGAACCGCGAAACCACGGCCAAGCAGGCGCCCGCGGCCGCTCCGGAGAGCTCCGACAGCGCGACGGGACTGGCCGCCTGGCAGCAGGCCACCCAGGCCACCGGCGCCGCGGCCGTGGACGAGAACGAGGGGGAGGACAGCCACGCATGA
- a CDS encoding sensor histidine kinase, with amino-acid sequence MPVPAGRAIASEVTGLGRERPGPMAAVEIARKITENLREGVTGPSAQAAVRGIRRLLGAEAVALADLTGTLERTGRLGEGDEATGLVGEVLRTEARRGRPPLVALPLRAQDELAGVLLVRGRVRISEVRQAASWVEDSLERARLESSAEQAARSELRALRAEISPHFVYNALTVIGSLVRSDPDRSHELMLDFAEFIRYGLARHREYTTVSDEFHAVETYLALQRAVLGDRLRVRIRVAPDVLAVTLPYLVLQPLVENAVRHGVEPGVGGDARSTGLVQVSGEASSEGDLVISVEDDGAGMDPSRAEEILAGKGTGDSVGLSNVDRRLRAVYGAWYGLVVETAPGAGTRVLVRIPMFQPGVVSR; translated from the coding sequence ATGCCCGTACCCGCCGGCCGTGCGATCGCCTCCGAGGTGACCGGACTCGGCCGGGAACGTCCCGGTCCGATGGCGGCCGTCGAGATCGCGCGCAAGATCACCGAGAACCTGCGGGAAGGGGTCACCGGACCGAGTGCCCAGGCGGCGGTGCGCGGGATCCGCAGGTTGCTCGGGGCCGAGGCGGTGGCCCTGGCCGATCTGACCGGAACTCTGGAACGAACCGGCAGGCTGGGGGAGGGGGACGAGGCCACGGGCCTGGTCGGTGAGGTGCTGCGCACCGAGGCCCGTCGTGGTCGTCCTCCGCTGGTCGCGCTTCCCCTCCGCGCGCAGGACGAGCTGGCCGGGGTGCTGCTGGTGCGCGGTCGGGTGCGGATCTCGGAGGTTCGCCAGGCGGCGAGCTGGGTCGAGGACTCCCTGGAGCGCGCCCGCCTGGAGTCCTCGGCGGAGCAGGCGGCGAGGTCCGAGCTGCGCGCCCTCCGCGCCGAGATCTCGCCGCACTTCGTGTACAACGCGCTGACCGTGATCGGCTCGCTGGTCCGTTCCGACCCGGATCGCTCGCACGAGCTCATGCTCGACTTCGCCGAGTTCATCCGCTACGGACTGGCCCGTCACCGGGAGTACACCACCGTCTCCGACGAGTTCCACGCGGTGGAGACCTACCTGGCCCTGCAACGCGCCGTGCTGGGGGACCGGCTGCGCGTGCGGATCCGGGTCGCCCCCGACGTGCTGGCGGTGACCCTGCCGTACCTGGTGCTGCAGCCCCTGGTGGAGAACGCGGTGCGGCACGGTGTGGAGCCGGGGGTCGGTGGTGATGCGCGGAGCACCGGTCTCGTGCAGGTCTCCGGGGAGGCCTCCTCCGAGGGGGACCTGGTGATCAGCGTGGAGGACGACGGAGCGGGGATGGATCCGAGCCGGGCCGAGGAGATCCTGGCCGGGAAGGGAACCGGGGACAGCGTCGGCTTGAGCAATGTGGACCGCAGGCTGCGTGCGGTCTACGGCGCCTGGTACGGCCTGGTCGTCGAGACGGCTCCGGGGGCGGGCACGCGGGTCCTCGTCCGGATCCCCATGTTCCAGCCGGGGGTGGTGTCGCGATGA
- a CDS encoding arabinan endo-1,5-alpha-L-arabinosidase, with protein sequence MRGRPARTLGVLGAVLMSMSWAVPAASAADYPMPGRVTGDLAAHDPSMVSRGSDYLLTSTHGGIETRTSTDRVHFERNGSAFDTVPDWVYDYNSSGDVWAPDVSHHGGRYWMYYSASSFGSNHSAIGLATSPSGDPGTWQDQGIVYSTDSGDDHNAIDPNLLVDESGRWWLSFGSFWSGIRMIRLDPDTGKLRDSDDTLHHLANGPAGSHAVEAPEIVRHGDYYYLFVSFGQCCEGTDSTYRVMVGRATSPTGPYTDRSGTPMLNSGGTEILGSHDNVIGPGGQSVLEDGSDDLLVYHYYDANQQGATRLGINALEWDAQGWPSVV encoded by the coding sequence ATGCGTGGACGTCCGGCTCGAACGCTGGGAGTGCTCGGAGCCGTGCTGATGTCGATGAGTTGGGCGGTTCCGGCCGCCAGCGCCGCCGACTATCCGATGCCGGGGCGTGTGACGGGAGATCTGGCCGCGCACGATCCCTCCATGGTGAGCAGGGGATCCGACTACCTGCTCACCTCCACGCACGGGGGGATCGAGACGCGCACCTCGACCGACCGAGTCCACTTCGAACGGAACGGTTCCGCCTTCGACACCGTTCCCGACTGGGTGTACGACTACAATTCCTCCGGGGACGTCTGGGCGCCGGACGTCTCCCACCACGGGGGCAGATACTGGATGTACTACTCGGCGTCCTCGTTCGGTTCGAACCACTCCGCGATCGGGCTGGCCACCAGCCCCTCCGGTGATCCGGGCACCTGGCAGGACCAGGGGATCGTGTACTCCACCGACAGCGGGGACGACCACAACGCCATCGATCCCAATCTGCTGGTCGACGAGTCGGGACGGTGGTGGCTGTCGTTCGGCTCCTTCTGGAGCGGGATCCGCATGATCAGGCTGGACCCCGACACCGGTAAGCTCCGCGATTCGGACGACACGCTGCACCACCTGGCCAACGGACCCGCCGGATCGCACGCCGTCGAGGCCCCGGAGATCGTCCGGCACGGCGACTACTACTACCTGTTCGTCTCCTTCGGCCAGTGCTGCGAGGGGACCGACAGCACGTACCGGGTGATGGTGGGGCGGGCCACCAGCCCGACGGGTCCGTACACGGACCGCTCGGGTACGCCGATGCTGAACAGCGGTGGTACCGAGATCCTGGGCAGTCACGACAACGTGATCGGTCCGGGCGGGCAGAGCGTGCTCGAGGACGGTTCCGACGACCTGCTCGTCTACCACTACTACGACGCCAACCAGCAGGGAGCCACCAGGCTGGGCATCAACGCTCTGGAGTGGGACGCGCAGGGCTGGCCCAGCGTGGTGTGA
- a CDS encoding LytR/AlgR family response regulator transcription factor — protein MTGTLRVLAVDDVRPALDELRRLLNEASEVDEVVGVEDPREALRLLRGERFDAVFLDISMPGLGGVELGSSLAGLDAPPVVVFVTAYDGYAVTAYDIGAVDYLLKPVRAERLAAALGKVTKMVAASTLPTSTGTAGNSSGAMAVVPVEEAGRTRYVRRSEVRFVSADGDYVRLHAPSGAHVVRMPISRLEEHWQGHGFVRVHRSFLVALHAVRELRSDSTGGLVAHTELGDVPVSRRHARELRESLLRYARSTEPEQVRWGLR, from the coding sequence ATGACAGGGACGCTGCGGGTGCTGGCCGTGGACGACGTGCGCCCCGCTCTCGACGAGCTGCGCCGACTGCTGAACGAGGCCTCCGAAGTGGACGAGGTGGTCGGGGTGGAAGATCCCCGGGAGGCGTTGAGGTTGCTCCGCGGTGAGCGCTTCGACGCCGTGTTCCTCGACATCTCGATGCCGGGGCTGGGCGGGGTCGAGCTCGGTTCCTCGCTGGCCGGGCTCGACGCGCCCCCGGTGGTGGTTTTCGTGACGGCCTACGACGGCTACGCCGTCACCGCCTACGACATCGGGGCGGTCGACTACCTGCTCAAGCCGGTTCGCGCGGAGCGCCTCGCCGCGGCCCTGGGCAAGGTGACCAAGATGGTCGCGGCCAGCACGCTGCCCACGAGTACGGGCACCGCGGGGAACTCGTCCGGGGCGATGGCCGTCGTGCCGGTGGAGGAGGCGGGCCGGACCAGGTACGTGCGACGCAGCGAGGTGCGGTTCGTCTCGGCCGACGGGGACTACGTGCGGCTGCACGCCCCCTCCGGCGCCCACGTGGTCCGCATGCCCATCTCCCGGCTGGAGGAGCACTGGCAGGGTCACGGTTTCGTGCGGGTGCACCGCAGCTTTCTCGTGGCGCTGCACGCGGTGCGCGAGCTGCGCAGCGACTCGACGGGAGGGCTCGTGGCGCACACCGAGCTCGGCGACGTCCCGGTCAGCAGGCGACACGCGCGTGAGCTGCGCGAGTCGTTGCTGCGGTACGCGCGCAGCACGGAGCCGGAGCAGGTGAGGTGGGGACTCCGATGA
- a CDS encoding cytochrome P450 — translation MTETEDRAAAAGCPAGQATPLHDRAFADDPDGVYARLREQGPLATVELAHGVPATLVLDHETALSVLRDPETFPKDSRHWQQHAPADSPVLPMMMYRDNVLFQDGPEHHRLRGAITDSLERVDAFTLRRYVTESAEELIRGFAPSGRADLLNDYARTLPLLVLTRLFGSPPETTTRMVAAITALWDGVDIEQANADLGSCISEVIALRRDHPASDVTTRLLEHEADLGHEEMIQQLVVLMGAGAEPMQNLIANALRLWLSDDRFAGDLSGGRLPVEDAIEEVLWKQPPLANYAITYPVREVELAGRVLPAHQPVVIGIAAANTDPALNTSRRDGNRAHLAWSAGAHTCPARGTAHLIASVAIETILDRLPDMDLAVPVEQLQWRAGPFHRALTALPVHFPPVPELDRDEAESGGGDQWSTRPARTRWTRQVATSTPRRSTSAGRGLRRGLSYLGEWLRGR, via the coding sequence ATGACCGAAACCGAAGACCGCGCCGCCGCGGCCGGATGCCCCGCAGGCCAGGCCACCCCGCTCCACGACCGCGCCTTCGCGGACGACCCGGACGGGGTGTACGCGCGACTGCGCGAGCAGGGACCGCTGGCCACGGTCGAGTTGGCGCACGGGGTGCCCGCCACCCTCGTGCTGGATCACGAGACCGCGCTGTCCGTGCTGCGCGACCCGGAGACCTTCCCCAAGGACTCCCGCCACTGGCAGCAGCACGCTCCGGCGGACAGCCCGGTGCTGCCCATGATGATGTACCGGGACAACGTGCTGTTCCAGGACGGTCCCGAGCACCACCGACTGCGCGGGGCCATCACGGACAGCCTCGAAAGGGTCGATGCCTTCACGCTGCGTCGCTACGTCACCGAGAGCGCGGAGGAACTCATCCGCGGTTTCGCGCCGAGCGGCCGCGCCGACCTGCTCAACGACTACGCGCGGACGCTGCCGCTTCTGGTGCTGACCAGGCTCTTCGGCAGTCCGCCTGAGACCACCACGCGGATGGTCGCGGCCATCACGGCGTTGTGGGACGGTGTCGACATCGAGCAGGCCAACGCGGACCTGGGCAGCTGCATCTCCGAGGTCATCGCGCTGCGCCGGGATCACCCCGCCTCGGACGTGACCACGCGGCTGCTCGAGCACGAGGCGGATCTCGGGCACGAGGAGATGATCCAGCAGCTCGTCGTGCTCATGGGGGCCGGGGCGGAGCCGATGCAGAACCTCATCGCCAACGCCCTGCGGCTGTGGTTGTCGGACGACCGCTTCGCCGGGGACCTGTCGGGGGGACGACTGCCGGTCGAGGACGCCATCGAGGAGGTGCTGTGGAAACAGCCCCCGCTGGCCAACTACGCCATAACCTACCCGGTGCGGGAGGTCGAGTTGGCGGGGAGAGTCCTGCCGGCGCACCAGCCCGTGGTCATCGGTATCGCCGCGGCCAACACCGATCCCGCGCTGAACACCTCCCGGCGGGACGGGAACCGGGCGCACCTGGCCTGGAGCGCGGGCGCGCACACCTGCCCGGCGCGGGGGACGGCCCACTTGATCGCCTCTGTCGCGATCGAGACCATTTTGGATAGGTTGCCCGATATGGACCTGGCTGTGCCCGTGGAGCAGCTGCAGTGGAGGGCCGGACCGTTCCACCGCGCTCTGACCGCGCTTCCCGTGCACTTCCCGCCGGTCCCCGAACTCGACCGCGACGAGGCGGAGTCTGGAGGCGGCGACCAGTGGAGCACCCGTCCTGCCCGTACACGATGGACCCGACAGGTAGCGACGTCCACGCCGAGGCGGAGCACCTCCGCCGGAAGGGGCCTGCGACGCGGGTTGAGTTACCTGGGGGAGTGGTTGCGTGGTCGGTGA
- a CDS encoding roadblock/LC7 domain-containing protein → MNTNTVRRPELRWMLDDVLLPEVRSAVVLARDGLVITATGDIDESDADRFAACLASLRGASAASAEFCSERSAEEPTWNQTLIELNTGYIFLIAAGAHAYMGVSTTKKVDMGPATQRFHAVVQKLGAELGTLPRSGDSDRS, encoded by the coding sequence ATGAACACGAACACCGTTCGACGGCCCGAGCTGCGCTGGATGCTCGACGACGTGCTGCTGCCCGAGGTGCGCAGCGCCGTGGTGCTGGCCAGGGACGGACTGGTCATCACGGCCACCGGCGACATCGACGAGTCCGATGCGGACCGGTTCGCGGCCTGCCTGGCCTCGTTGCGGGGCGCTTCGGCGGCTTCGGCCGAGTTCTGCTCCGAGAGATCGGCCGAGGAGCCGACCTGGAATCAGACCCTGATCGAGCTCAACACCGGCTACATCTTCCTCATCGCGGCCGGTGCCCACGCCTACATGGGGGTTTCCACGACGAAGAAGGTCGACATGGGGCCTGCCACGCAGCGTTTTCACGCCGTGGTGCAGAAACTGGGGGCCGAACTGGGCACGTTGCCGCGTTCCGGGGACAGTGACCGATCATGA
- a CDS encoding DUF742 domain-containing protein, translating to MSPPRRRDREALVRPYLITGGRAHPSGRDLDLTALVRAERDIDHAELGPEHGRVVQLCSGGALSIAEIAAHLELPASVTRVIVSDLVERGCLSTMSTEWDRHGPDREILQEVLDGLRALR from the coding sequence ATGAGCCCACCCCGGCGACGGGACCGGGAAGCCTTGGTGCGGCCCTACTTGATCACCGGAGGACGAGCCCATCCGAGCGGGCGGGATCTCGATCTCACCGCACTGGTGCGTGCGGAACGGGACATCGACCACGCGGAACTGGGCCCGGAGCACGGGCGCGTCGTCCAGCTGTGCTCCGGAGGGGCGCTGTCGATAGCCGAGATCGCGGCTCACCTCGAACTTCCGGCCAGCGTGACCAGAGTGATCGTGTCCGATCTGGTCGAACGGGGTTGTTTGTCCACAATGTCCACCGAGTGGGATCGGCACGGCCCCGATCGGGAAATACTGCAGGAGGTGCTTGATGGGCTCAGAGCCCTCCGGTGA
- a CDS encoding BCCT family transporter — MIRDYIRTHTNPPVFVISGIIAVAFVLWGVLAPSNVATVAGAVNSFITTNFGWFYILSATFFLIFVVVIMLSRFGVLRMGPPDSRPEYGKLAWFAMLFTAGMGIGLVFFAVSEPISHYLEPPTGPGGTAEAVPEAMNLTLFHWGLHPWAIYIVLGLSLGYFAFRKGLPLRPAAAFYPLIGNRIYGWIGHAVDILAVFGTLFGLGTSLGIGGQQVGAGLQTLFGIDNTAGLQVILILAITAIAVVSVLLGIDKGIRNLSLINLWLAFALMVFVFVAASSRDIVNALATNIGTYLQNLPLTSFETYPNDPAAREWQSGWTLFYWGWWISWSPFVGMFLARISYGRTIRQFIGGALFAPVGASIVWLTVFGDAALQRLRANPANPLAEASSDTAMFVLFEQLPVLGIITTIASVVAIIVVVLFFATSSDSGSLVVDILTNGGDPHPRWQQRLFWAVLEGVIAAVLLAAGAVSGTDALSALQTASIVAGLPFCVVLLLMCIGLSKGLSDERPMVARPEEPSPLVGLREATVRHSVRQRAQEDERGESSTGRQKPSDR; from the coding sequence GTGATTCGAGACTACATCAGGACGCACACAAATCCCCCGGTGTTCGTCATCTCGGGGATCATAGCGGTGGCCTTCGTTCTGTGGGGGGTGCTGGCTCCGTCCAATGTCGCGACGGTGGCCGGGGCCGTCAACAGCTTCATCACCACGAACTTCGGCTGGTTCTACATCCTGTCGGCCACCTTCTTCCTCATCTTCGTCGTGGTGATCATGCTGAGTCGCTTCGGCGTACTCCGCATGGGGCCGCCCGACTCGAGACCCGAGTACGGCAAGCTGGCCTGGTTCGCCATGCTGTTCACCGCCGGAATGGGCATCGGCCTGGTCTTCTTCGCAGTGAGCGAACCGATTTCGCACTACCTCGAACCCCCCACCGGGCCGGGAGGTACCGCGGAAGCCGTTCCCGAGGCGATGAATCTCACGCTCTTCCACTGGGGACTTCACCCGTGGGCGATCTACATCGTGCTCGGGCTCTCGCTCGGATACTTCGCGTTCCGCAAGGGACTGCCGCTGCGTCCGGCCGCCGCGTTCTACCCGTTGATCGGCAACCGCATCTACGGCTGGATCGGCCACGCGGTCGACATCCTCGCGGTGTTCGGCACCCTGTTCGGGCTGGGCACCTCGCTGGGCATCGGCGGCCAGCAGGTCGGGGCGGGCCTGCAGACCCTGTTCGGGATCGACAACACGGCCGGGTTGCAGGTGATCCTGATCCTGGCCATCACGGCGATCGCCGTGGTATCGGTTCTGCTGGGCATCGACAAGGGGATCCGCAACCTGTCCCTGATCAACCTCTGGCTCGCCTTCGCCCTGATGGTGTTCGTCTTCGTGGCCGCGTCCTCGCGGGACATCGTCAACGCGCTGGCCACGAACATCGGGACCTACCTGCAGAACCTGCCGCTGACGAGCTTCGAGACCTACCCCAACGACCCGGCCGCGCGGGAGTGGCAGAGCGGCTGGACCCTGTTCTACTGGGGCTGGTGGATCTCCTGGTCCCCGTTCGTCGGCATGTTCCTCGCCCGGATCTCCTACGGCCGCACCATCCGGCAGTTCATCGGAGGAGCGCTGTTCGCCCCCGTCGGCGCCTCCATCGTGTGGCTGACCGTCTTCGGCGACGCAGCGCTGCAGCGGCTCCGGGCCAACCCGGCCAACCCGCTCGCCGAGGCCAGCTCCGACACGGCGATGTTCGTGCTGTTCGAGCAGCTTCCCGTGCTCGGGATCATCACCACGATCGCCTCAGTGGTGGCGATCATAGTGGTGGTGCTGTTCTTCGCCACGTCCTCGGACTCCGGCTCGCTGGTGGTCGACATACTCACCAACGGTGGCGATCCCCACCCGCGGTGGCAGCAACGGCTGTTCTGGGCCGTCCTGGAAGGCGTGATCGCCGCGGTGCTGCTCGCGGCCGGCGCGGTCAGTGGCACGGACGCGTTGAGCGCGTTGCAGACCGCCTCGATCGTGGCGGGGCTGCCGTTCTGCGTCGTGCTGCTGCTGATGTGCATCGGGCTGAGCAAGGGGCTCAGCGATGAACGGCCCATGGTGGCCCGCCCCGAGGAACCCAGCCCGCTGGTGGGACTGCGGGAGGCCACGGTCCGGCACTCGGTCCGCCAGCGCGCCCAGGAGGACGAGCGGGGAGAGTCGAGCACCGGGAGGCAGAAGCCCTCGGACCGATGA